In Uranotaenia lowii strain MFRU-FL chromosome 2, ASM2978415v1, whole genome shotgun sequence, one genomic interval encodes:
- the LOC129747988 gene encoding uncharacterized protein LOC129747988, with product MLPLSLLKTAQSHPMLVELKNGETYNGHLVSCDTWMNINLREVICTSKDGDKFWRMPECYIRGSTIKYLRIPDEVIDMVKEDVQAKSRNRPELSKGGGRNQGGGGGGGGGGQQGGRQGGGGGGGGGRNNANANNRNTFGGGGNRPGNRAGLGNPNRNAMNNKK from the exons ATG TTGCCGCTGTCGCTTTTAAAAACCGCCCAAAGTCACCCGATG CTGGTGGAGCTGAAAAATGGCGAAACCTACAACGGGCATTTGGTTAGCTGCGACACCTGGATGAACATCAATCTCCGGGAGGTTATCTGCACATCAAAG GATGGCGATAAATTCTGGCGAATGCCCGAATGTTACATCCGTGGCAGCACGATCAAGTATTTGCGAATTCCGGATGAGGTGATCGACATGGTGAAGGAGGACGTCCAGGCGAAGTCGCGGAATCGGCCGGAGCTGAGCAAGGGAGGTGGCCGGAATCAGGGTGGCGGCGGTGGAGGAGGTGGGGGTGGACAGCAGGGTGGTCGACAGGGAGGAGGAGGGGGAGGAGGCGGGGGTCGTAACAATGCCAACGCCAATAATAGAAACACTTTTGGAGGTGGCGGTAATCGGCCCGGGAATCGGGCTGGTCTTGGCAACCCGAATCGGAACGCAATGAACAACAAAAAGTAG